A single Ptiloglossa arizonensis isolate GNS036 chromosome 2, iyPtiAriz1_principal, whole genome shotgun sequence DNA region contains:
- the LOC143143470 gene encoding uncharacterized protein LOC143143470 isoform X3, with protein sequence MRGIDEHGCSVQTVDLVADCPLQVVTPSSRSPSPPRSRTPPTPSTPLAPPRSMGQRPSTLLRPKISLTWVLRGQQQPASNNNHSTVTGNTGTNGDRETLSRDSKERSSRRSVKSVKEKDGGKENLDTEKREKKILHRIEKIERTEKVELQEKAIGKEVLVDERSLDSPLDKHSEKEFPGLKDAKEKEKVKRAVSEPSLVSRESTSTPSGREKHRHRRTKRSHKPRPPSRFGYEIADLDAFLTKASIEKPANIPVVLSFPSVLYQTQGGTQDEMALPLGTVVNAVFKNQTWLYVQTPHGQEGYVRYAACLPLGILPQPTRGPCWEDSTDVFPRPLGNMTDTEKLRDTRSECGARGRNSRVRRGSRDAVSACGERSVDRLYLRAAANARTKGSRHTLLVIRSDYEGRGGNALSVSKGDVVALLSDHVSDWFWVRSRDGREGFIPAVIAGHGFL encoded by the exons ATGCGTGGTATTGAT GAACATGGCTGTTCGGTGCAGACGGTGGACCTGGTGGCGGACTGTCCATTACAGGTGGTGACACCATCCTCGAGGTCGCCGTCACCGCCCAGATCGCGGACGCCCCCGACGCCCTCGACGCCCCTCGCACCGCCGAGGAGTATGGGGCAACGGCCAAGCACCCTCTTGCGCCCCAAGATCTCTTTGACCTGGGTCCTACGCGGCCAGCAACAACCTGCCTCCAACAACAATCATTCGACCGTTACTGGAAACACAG GTACGAACGGTGATCGAGAAACCTTGTCACGAGACAGCAAAGAAAGGTCCTCGAGGAGGAGCGTGAAAAGCGTGAAGGAGAAGGATGGCGGGAAGGAGAACCTCGACACGGAAAAACGGGAGAAGAAGATCCTGCACAGAATCGAGAAGATCGAGAGAACGGAGAAAGTGGAGCTTCAAGAAAAG GCCATCGGCAAGGAGGTACTCGTCGACGAAAGGTCGCTGGACAGTCCCTTGGATAAGCACTCCGAGAAGGAATTTCCAGGACTGAAGGACGCTAAAGAGAAGGAAAAAGTTAAAAGGGCAGTGTCCGAACCGTCTCTCGTGTCTCGTGAGTCAACGTCCACGCCGAGTGGTCGAGAGAAGCACAGGCATAGAAGAACCAAACGGTCCCACAAGCCCAGACCACCCAGCAGATTTGGTTACGAAATCGCTGACCTCGATGCGTTCCTCACAAAG GCCTCCATAGAGAAGCCAGCAAACATTCCAGTGGTTCTGTCCTTCCCATCTGTCCTGTACCAAACTCAAGGGGGTACTCAAGACGAGATGGCCCTCCCTTTGGGGACGGTCGTAAACGCAGTCTTCAAGAACCAAACCTGGTTATACGTTCAAACCCCACATGGCCAAGAAGGTTACGTCAGATACGCAGCTTGTCTGCCGCTAGGAATACTGCCTCAACCAACGAGGGGACCTTGCTGGGAAGATTCTACGGACGTATTTCCTCGTCCCCTag GGAACATGACCGACACGGAAAAGTTGAGGGATACTCGATCGGAGTGCGGAGCTCGTGGCAGAAACTCGAGGGTAAGACGAGGTTCCCGAGACGCCGTTTCTGCCTGTGGAGAACGCAGCGTAGACAGACTATATCTCAGGGCTGCAGCGAATGCTAGAACCAAAGGATCACGTCACACTTTGCTCGTCATACGCAGCGATTACGAGGGTCGTGGTGGAAACGCCCTGAGCGTTTCCAAAGGGGACGTTGTTGCCCTCCTCAGCGATCACGTCAGCGATTGGTTCTGGGTTCGTTCACGGGACGGCAGAGAGGGCTTTATACCTGCTGTGATCGCAGGTCACGGTTTCCTGTGA
- the LOC143143476 gene encoding putative serine hydrolase isoform X2, translated as MSITEKNTTFTDSINEHKTRSVEEIQIPVPWGHLSGKWWGPKGIQPIVALHGRQDNAGSFDTLIPLLPADISVLCVDMPGHGLSSHYPKGQYYHVYWDGIILLRRIINHFSWSKVKLLGHSLGGAISFLYAASYPDEVEFLISIDIAGPGVKDVIKTAGITGDTVDKFLKYETMESNSVPSYSYEEALQIVEDAYNGSITKESAIILMKRGTRSTCDSGRYCFSRDARLKVSMLGMLSMDLVLAYANQIKCAYLNIRAIDGLKYDQPENYDKILNQIKIGARIFEYQKVEGTHHVHLNNPERIAPLINKFIST; from the exons ATGAGTATTACTGAAAAAAACACTACTTTCACTGATAGTATAAATGAACATAAAACACGTA GTGTCGAAGAAATTCAAATACCTGTACCATGGGGTCACTTAAGCG GCAAATGGTGGGGTCCCAAAGGGATCCAACCAATAGTGGCACTGCATGGACGTCAAGATAATGCTGGCAGTTTTGACACTTTGATTCCTTTATTACCTGCTGACATTTCTGTACTTTGTGTGGATATGCCTGGACATGGTTTATCTTCTCATTATCCAAAGGGCCAGTACTATCATGTTTACTGGGATGGTATTATTCTACTGCGTAGAATTATCAATCATTTCAGTTGGAGCAAG GTAAAACTACTTGGACATTCTTTAGGAGGAGCAATATCATTTTTATACGCTGCATCATATCCTGATGAAGTGGAGTTCCTGATTAGTATAGATATTGCAGGCCCTGGTGTAAAAGATGTAATAAAAACTGCTGGTATAACTGGTGATACAGTGGATAAGTTTCTAAAATACGAAACAATGGAATCTAATAGTGTTCCATCCTATTCATACGAAGAAGCACTTCAAATAGTCGAAGATGCTTATAATGGTTCTATAACTAAAGAAAGTGCAATAATATTAATGAAACGTGGTACACGTTCCACCTGTGATTCTGGGCGATATTGCTTTTCACGCGATGCACGATTAAAG GTTTCTATGTTAGGTATGTTATCCATGGATTTAGTGCTTGCCTATGCGAATCAAATAAAATGTGCTTATCTTAATATTCGTGCTATTGATGGATTGAAATACGATCAGcccgaaaattatgataaaattttaaatcaaataaaaataggtgcacgaatatttgaatatcagaAAGTGGAAGGAACTCATCATGTGCATTTGAATAATCCTGAAAGGATTGCACCATtaattaacaaatttataaGTACTTAA
- the Thoc6 gene encoding THO complex subunit 6 — protein sequence MMSDTFNQKLFYNTVLSQTFSPDGNYLVAGNIYGDVSIFELSKALGPHKVEENELQGPNYHFTAHKNQQVESMISTDNFLITGTSGEICGWSWKSVISNKAQKIKVAWTVQIPVNKDSYEKPDVNYMVYSKSNHLLYAGCGDNNIYVISLEDGKIVRNLQGHTDYIHGLSLMSNQLASCGEDGTVRLWDLRKKENTNILTPHLVDKVARPWLGKWIGAIDFTDDWLLCGGGPSLSLWHMRTMEAATVFELPDEGIHVANIYEERVIAAGTAPHVYHLTYQGETLAKVPTSSITVYSIIYQVTPQRVLSVAGSSNNLDVCTNFNYRELMLKFA from the exons ATGATGTCGGATACATTTAATCAGAAGTTGTTTTATAACACTGTGTTATCACAAACATTCTCCCCGGATGGAAATTATTTGGTGGCTGGAAATATCTACGGAGACGTATCAATTTTTGA ACTATCAAAGGCTTTAGGACCTCACAAAGTGGAAGAAAATGAATTACAAGGCCCCAATTATCATTTTACTGCTCATAAAAATCAACAGGTAGAGAGTATGATATCTACGGATAATTTTCTAATAACAGGAACGTCTGGAGAAATATGTGGATGGTCTTGGAAGTCGGTTATTTCAAACAAGGCACAAAAAATTAAAGTTGCTTGGACCGTACAGATCCCAGTTAATAA GGACAGCTATGAAAAACCGGATGTAAATTACATGGTATATTCCAAATCGAATCACCTTTTGTACGCTGGTTGCggcgataataatatttatgtaattaGTCTAGAAGATGGTAAAATTGTTAGGAATCTACAAGGACACACGGACTATATTCATGGTCTTTCTTTAAT GAGTAATCAATTGGCTTCTTGCGGTGAGGATGGAACAGTAAGATTgtgggatttacgaaaaaaggAGAATACCAACATATTGACACCTCACTTGGTAGACAAGGTCGCACGACCATGGCTAGGCAAATGGATAGGGGCCATAGATTTTACAGACGATTGGTTG CTTTGCGGCGGTGGTCCAAGTTTGTCTTTATGGCATATGCGTACGATGGAAGCAGCGACCGTGTTCGAATTACCCGATGAAGGTATCCACGTTGCAAACATTTACGAAGAACGCGTGATAGCTGCTGGAACAGCTCCCCACGTCTACCATTTGACGTATCAAGGAGAAACATTGGCCAAAGTGCCAACTTCCAGTATCACAGTGTACAGTATTATTTATCAAGTGACACCGCAAAGGGTGCTCAGTGTAGCCGGTTCCTCGAACAATCTCGATGTGTGTACGAACTTCAATTATCGCGAACTAATGTTAAAGTTTGCGTAG
- the LOC143143476 gene encoding putative serine hydrolase isoform X1 has translation MSITEKNTTFTDSINEHKTRSVEEIQIPVPWGHLSGKWWGPKDHQPIVAIHGWQDNCGTFDTLIALMPSNVAVLALDMPGHGHSSHFPIGQFYHVLWDGLLSLRRIVKYYKWNKVKLLGHSLGGAISFLYAASYPDEVEFLISIDIAGPGVKDVIKTAGITGDTVDKFLKYETMESNSVPSYSYEEALQIVEDAYNGSITKESAIILMKRGTRSTCDSGRYCFSRDARLKVSMLGMLSMDLVLAYANQIKCAYLNIRAIDGLKYDQPENYDKILNQIKIGARIFEYQKVEGTHHVHLNNPERIAPLINKFIST, from the exons ATGAGTATTACTGAAAAAAACACTACTTTCACTGATAGTATAAATGAACATAAAACACGTA GTGTCGAAGAAATTCAAATACCTGTACCATGGGGTCACTTAAGCG GCAAATGGTGGGGACCAAAGGATCATCAACCAATAGTGGCGATACATGGTTGGCAAGATAATTGTGGGACTTTTGATACCTTGATAGCATTAATGCCATCAAATGTAGCTGTTTTAGCATTAGATATGCCTGGCCATGGTCATTCCTCCCACTTTCCTATTGGGCAATTCTATCATGTATTGTGGGATGGGCTTCTATCGCTACGTagaattgttaaatattacaaGTGGAACAAG GTAAAACTACTTGGACATTCTTTAGGAGGAGCAATATCATTTTTATACGCTGCATCATATCCTGATGAAGTGGAGTTCCTGATTAGTATAGATATTGCAGGCCCTGGTGTAAAAGATGTAATAAAAACTGCTGGTATAACTGGTGATACAGTGGATAAGTTTCTAAAATACGAAACAATGGAATCTAATAGTGTTCCATCCTATTCATACGAAGAAGCACTTCAAATAGTCGAAGATGCTTATAATGGTTCTATAACTAAAGAAAGTGCAATAATATTAATGAAACGTGGTACACGTTCCACCTGTGATTCTGGGCGATATTGCTTTTCACGCGATGCACGATTAAAG GTTTCTATGTTAGGTATGTTATCCATGGATTTAGTGCTTGCCTATGCGAATCAAATAAAATGTGCTTATCTTAATATTCGTGCTATTGATGGATTGAAATACGATCAGcccgaaaattatgataaaattttaaatcaaataaaaataggtgcacgaatatttgaatatcagaAAGTGGAAGGAACTCATCATGTGCATTTGAATAATCCTGAAAGGATTGCACCATtaattaacaaatttataaGTACTTAA
- the LOC143143475 gene encoding aryl-hydrocarbon-interacting protein-like 1, producing the protein MDNKTFIVKTVIHAGTKTCHFVPGSKVIFHFKTTKCNSERTVIDDTRTMGKLMELVLGKKFKLEVWEVIVQKMALNEVACFRVDKSLLTAYPFVSKTMREFGKPQSEKRAHHCCGVTLQNEGIGYDDLNELIKYPQDLEFTIELVQVILPGEYEKESWQMTENEKLKSIPDIKEKGNILFKEKNYDGACNTYAKGIGLLEQLMLAEKPNEEEWLALNRLKTPLLLNYAQCKLIQKEYYAVIVHCTTILKNDPDNVKALYRRGKAYIGAWDEEKAIKDLKRAAELDPTLQNTVEKELQAFSAAIKEKDQVEKNKLLKLFK; encoded by the exons ATGGATAATAAGACGTTTATAGTAAAAACTGTGATCCATGCAGGAACAAAAACATGCCATTTTGTACCTGGATCCAAA gttatttttcattttaaaacaacAAAATGTAATTCAGAAAGGACAGTAATAGATGATACCAGAACCATGGGAAAGTTAATGGAGCTTGTTTTAGGCAAGAAGTTCAAACTTGAAGTATGGGAAGTTATTGTACAAAAGATGGCATTAAATGAAGTAGCATGCTTCAGAGTTGATAAAAGC TTACTCACAGCATATCCTTTTGTGTCTAAAACCATGAGGGAATTCGGAAAACCGCAATCGGAAAAACGTGCCCACCATTGTTGTGGTGTAACTTTACAAAATGAAGGAATTGGATATGATGATTTAAATGAACTCATTAAGTACCCTCAAGATTTAGAATTTACAATTG AACTTGTTCAAGTTATTTTACCAGGAGAATATGAAAAGGAATCATGGCAAATGActgaaaatgaaaaactaaaaaGTATTCCTGACATAAAAGAGAAaggaaatattttgtttaaagagaaaaattatGACGGTGCTTGTAATACATATGCAAAGGGAATTGGATTGTTAGAACAACTTATGCTTGC TGAGAAACCAAACGAAGAAGAGTGGCTAGCTTTGAATCGATTGAAAACTCCATTGCTACTAAATTATGCACAATGTAAATTGATTCAAAAAGAGTATTATGCTGTCATAGTACATTGTACTACAATTCTTAAGAATGATCCAG ataATGTAAAAGCATTATATAGACGAGGCAAAGCATACATAGGTGCCTGGGATGAAGAAAAAGCTATTAAGGATTTAAAAAGAGCTGCTGAATTGGATCCTACATTACAAAATACAGTTGAAAAGGAGTTACAAGCATTTTCTGCAGccataaaagaaaaagatcaagtagaaaaaaataagttattaaaattatttaaatga